ATCGAATCTCTTTAAAACTGTGTTCAGTCTGGTACCAAAAGGCGGCAGCTACAGCAACGAATACTGCAATCAACAACATGGCACGCAAAAAGAATTCACCAGAAGATTTGGAGCGAATTAACGGTCCCCGCTTATTTCTAAAAAATCCCATCTGCTCTCCGGTTCTACTGTGGCACTATCAGTGCCGCAGGCTATTCTACTTCTTCACACTGAGCCATCTCTTTAATGGCTAAGGCATAGCGCCTTGCTACTTCGTTCATGTACTCTGTGTCAATTGCACCTTTCCAAGTTACTACTTCTGTAAAGCGTTTCGGAATTTTTACTGCATCTACATCAAACCCTGTTTTGCATTTCAATTGCCAACGCAGATTTTGAACGTATTTACCTGCTGCTTCGAGGTTATCAGCAATGTTGGCAAACCCTGCTGCGGTCAGAGCTTCTTTCAATTTTTCCGCACCGTAAGTCCCACGCGCAAAAAGGCAGCCCATCATTGTATTAATATAGATACGCTCTCGCTCATCTTGAAGCATGAACTCAATAACCTTATCCGCATCTTTTTCAGTAGTATTCTGGTCAAACGCATATCCGCCTGTATCAAGGTGCGAATGCCGGAAGCCATATGCTGATGCAACAAAGAACACTTCGCCTGTGGCATACCCTGCCATCTCCTGTCCTAATACGCAGGCAAAGTCTTCGCCGCCGTACTGTTTTGCCGCTGCCATGGAGCCACGGGAGAGTGCCTGATAGAATTCGTTTTCACCCGAAGAGATGAATTTAAGCCCTTCGATGAACCCTTTCATATCGCCAAATTTAAGATCAACGATGGTTTCATCTTTACTGATTATACCTTTTTCCGTTGCCTCTGCCGCCCATGCGAGTGCAACTCCCGCGCTCATACAATCAAGCCCAAGTTTTTCAGTTTCATCCAACAATGCCAGAACATCGGCAGCATTCGTTATGCCCAGCATGCTGCCTTGCGCAAAAATTGGCTCATAATCGTACGAAACCTGCTTGTAGAGAAATTCATGCTCGCTCGCGAACTGCTGCCGCAATAGACCTATATGGATACAACCGACCGGACACCCAGCACATGCCGCTTGCCTCAATAAAAGCTGATCTGCAAAGGTTTCACCAGAAATATTGTCCACACGGTCATCATGCGTTTTTTGTAGATTATTCCAAGGCAGCGCTTGCAATTCATTCAATGGTATCAAGTTTTGGGGCGTACCTAAGTCATGGTACTTTTTCATCTTACCAGTTTCAGTGATATCCTGATAAATTTCTTTCATCAGATTTGCGTATGCCTTCCCTTCCGGTAAGTCATATGAACCGTCTCCTGAAACTACGATACCTTTGAGATTCTTATACCCCATTGCAGAGCCGGACCCCATTCTACCGAAATGGCGGAAAGAGTCTACGTTGATGCAGGCATACGCGACGCCACGCTCCCCTGCCTGACCTATACGGATTGCTGATCGATGCCCCGCATTTTTTTTATCGAACCGACGCAAAAATTTTCCTGTAGCAAAAACGTCTTTTCCACGAAGGTACGCAACATTTTTAACCTCACAGGAACGGGAACCGATGACGAGCGCACTTAGCTCCTTCGCTTTTCCCGTAATCATCAGTGCATCGTACCCCGCAAAACGGATTGATAGAGCCAACCGCCCACCCGCGTGGCTCTCTGACCATTCATCAGTGTATGGAGACCGGAACCCGCATACAACCTTGCTCATCAGTGGATAAAATCCTGTTAACGGACCTATGGCAAAAATAAGTGGCTGGCGAGGATCATTCGCCGGAGCGTCGTTAACGCCATACTGTTCATATAAGACAGCAGCCAGTCCACTTCCACCAATGTGCATATGGCGGTCTGGAATCATTCGGACTGTACTTTTTTCAGTATTCAAATCTACATGTAATACACGAGAGAAGTCTGGATTTATTTTCATAGCAAGCTCCTAGTCTTCTTCGCGTGCTGGTATTTCACGCAACTCGATACAGTTATGGGGACAAAACGGCACGCATCGCCCGCAATGAATACATAGGTAAGGCAAATCGCTTTCCGTTTCGTAATAGATAGCGTCCACAGGGCAAACCTCAGCACACTTACCGCACTTAATACAGGTATCGTGCTTAACTATAACGCCACCGCCCTTACGCTGTTTGAGGGCTTCAGTAGGGCACACTTCTGCACACGGCGCAGGATTACACGCCACACACAATTGCGCCTCAAAGCCAGTGCTTAACCCACCAGCAGAAGTGATGCGAATTCCAGCTGTGTTCCACGAAAGCTTTTTATGAACAAGCCGCGCACAGGCAAGCGAACAGGAATGACACCCTATGCATTGCTCCATGCGGACTGCTTCAAGTCTTTTCATACTTGCCACCTGTTATTTATCTTCTAATCAAAAAAGGAGTATCTCCGTAATTCATCAGAACCATATTCCCCTATACACGCCCTAACGTGAATCCTATAGTGAAACTTATACAGCAGGTTATCATCGATACGGGGAAAGCAGCTTGACCTATTAAGACAACTGCCCTAGATTTCATATATTATGAATTGGGATTGGGAAAAACTGCAAGAAAAGCGGCAGAGGCAATCGGGTCATGGTCCAAACTGGGGTGGAACACCTCCAGATGGCGATAATCCTGACCCGGTCAGCGAAGGCCTGAAGAAACTTCGGGGATTAAACTTCCCTGCGGGCAAGTTCATTCTTGCCTTACTTTTACTCTTCTGGCTCGCATCCGGCATTTATATCGTGCAACCAGATGAAGAAGGCGTTGTGCTCCGGTTCGGCAAATATGTTGCCACTACAGGTCCGGGTCCACACTACCATCTTCCTTATCCTATTGAGACAGTTTACAAACCTAAAGTGTCTCAAATCCGCCGTATTGAGGTCGGATTCCGCTCAACTGGAAAATCATCATCTTTCCAGCAGGGACAGTCACGTACTGTTAAAGCGGAGTCACTTATGCTTACCGGTGATGAAAACATTGTCGATGTTCAGTTTATTGTTCAGTACCGCATCAGCAATGCTGTAGATTACCTTTTTAATGTCACACAGCAGTCAATCACTGTTAAAAGTGCCGCAGAAGCCGCCATGCGCGAAGTTATCGGGCACAACCAGATTGATAATGCTCTGACTGAAGGTAAATTGCAGATTCAGAACGATTGCCGCACGTTGTTGCAGGATATTCTGAACCGCTACAAAGCGGGTATCCACATTGTTGCAGTACAAATGCAGGACGTACATCCACCACAAGAGGTTGTTGACGCATTTAAAGATGTAGCCAGTGCCCGAGAAGACCGCAGCCGTATTATCAACGAAGCTGAGGCATACAGTAACGATATTTTGCCGAAAGCACGCGGTGCAGCAGCAGAAATCGTCAACGAAGCACAGGCGTACAAAGAATCCACTGTCAACAAAGCTCAGGGTGATGCGTCACGCTTCCTCGCAATCCTTGCTGAATACAATCAGGCAAAATCCATCACCAGAAAACGTATGTACTTAGAAGCTATGGAACATGTTTTCAGCGGTACGGGAGTTAACAAAGTCATTGTGCCAAACAAAGGCGTTTCACCGACTATTCCGTTTTTACCGCTTGGCGACAGCAGCATGAAGGAGAGTAAGTAATGAAAAAGACAACTACTCCTATTCTTATCTTACTTGTCCTTATCATCGCTGTAGTTTTCCAGTCTGCTTTCATTGTTAAGCAGACAGAAAAAGCAATTGTTCTCCAGCTTGGTAAGCCGGACAACAATGTCTATGGTCCCGGTCTGCACTTCAAAATCCCGTTCATCCAGAACGTCATCTATTTTGATGCACGCCTTCTGGAGTATGATGCACAACCAGCTGAAGCCCTCACAAAAGATAAAAAAGCTCTTGTGCTGGACAACTACGCACGTTGGCGCATCATTAACCCGCTCCTCTTCTACCAGACCGTTCGTACCATTCCAGGTGCTCAAGCGCGCCTCGATGACATTGTATACTCCCAGCTCCGTGCAGCGCTTGGTCGCTACACACTTACTGAGATTGTTTCGACAGAACGTGACAACATCATGCAAATGGTTACCAAACGTTCTTCAGACTTAATCAAGGCATACGGTATTGAAATTGTTGATGTACGCATCAAACGCACTGACCTTCCACCGGAAAACCAGCGCGCTATTTTTGGACGCATGCGTGCAGAACGTGAACGTCAGGCAAAACAATACAGATCTGAAGGACAACAACAGTCCATTACTATTAAATCACTTGCAAACAAAGAACGTACAATCATTATTGCAAAAGCAAACAAAGAAGCTGAGATCATTCGTGGTCAAGGCGACGCTATTGCAACGAAGATTTACGCAGAATCGCTTGGGCAAGATGAAGAGTTCTACAATTTCCAGCGATCATTAGAAGCATATAAAGACAGCTTCAAAGATAATACTCGCATCATCGTGACTCCAGAAAACAAGTTTCTGCACGAAATGCAGTAGCCAGCCACCATCAGGGAGCGTAGCTGCATATTCTTTCTATGCCGCTACGCTCTTTTTTACATTTACATTTTTTCTGATGTAATTTTCCCTATTTTACTCTACTGTTCCGCATGAGTTAAAAAGTTATGAACTTTTAGTAGAATAAAGAGTTCATAGAGTTCAATATCAATGCAATTAGGATTTTTTTACAATTTTTCGGCAATATCGAGTCACATCCATATTGACAAAACATTGCGAATCCGTCCAAAAAGAATGGTTGCATCCACTAAAAGTAAAAACTTTTGGTCATCTAAAAACATACGCTTTATGTTTTATGATGTTTTTTTGCATTGGGACATATTCCCAACGTTTCCCTGCTGCCTTACCTGTCCTACACAGGTACGTCGCAGAATTACTCAGACAACCCAGCAATTTTCAACGACAAGACTTATTTTCATAAGCCTATGCTTATTCTAATGTCTTGGCGGGAGAGACACGTGTCCAGCTTTGATGAAGTTTTTGAACGTATTAAGTTAGCTACAAATACGAGAACTCAGGTTGAACTAGCGGAAGTACTAGATATTCGGCAATCCAGCATTTCAGATGCCAAACGTCGAGATTCTGTTCCTTCAGACTGGTTCATGAAGCTATTTGAAAAATTTGGTCTTAATCCAGACTGGCTTAAAAAAGGTGTCGGTCCAATGTACTTACGTACAGAGGAAGAAGGCTACCAACCAGTAGAAGGCCCTGCTGCCGGACGGGTTTTTGAAAACCCTGCAAAATTTGGTGATCCAGATGCCCGCAGCGCTGTTGTAACAATCCATTCCATGCAAAACGTTGAAGTTACTGAAGAAGGTGAAGAGGCTCGCCGCTTTACCAGCATTGGTAAACTTTCCATTCCACAGTCGTTTGCTGGTGCCACAATCCAAGTTTTCCGTGTTGATGCAAGCAGCATGGAACCTCTCATTAAAAAAGGGGCATACGTTGGATTAGACACTGCACAAACCAATATCCTTTCTGGCGAAATCTATGGTGTATACGTTCCGTACGAAGGTATTTCCATTAAACGTATTTTCTTAGATGCTGCCAACCAACGCTTTATCCTGCGTAGCGAAAACCCTGCCCATCCTGAGCAATACCTGCCGATGGATCG
The DNA window shown above is from Halodesulfovibrio sp. and carries:
- a CDS encoding aldehyde ferredoxin oxidoreductase N-terminal domain-containing protein gives rise to the protein MKINPDFSRVLHVDLNTEKSTVRMIPDRHMHIGGSGLAAVLYEQYGVNDAPANDPRQPLIFAIGPLTGFYPLMSKVVCGFRSPYTDEWSESHAGGRLALSIRFAGYDALMITGKAKELSALVIGSRSCEVKNVAYLRGKDVFATGKFLRRFDKKNAGHRSAIRIGQAGERGVAYACINVDSFRHFGRMGSGSAMGYKNLKGIVVSGDGSYDLPEGKAYANLMKEIYQDITETGKMKKYHDLGTPQNLIPLNELQALPWNNLQKTHDDRVDNISGETFADQLLLRQAACAGCPVGCIHIGLLRQQFASEHEFLYKQVSYDYEPIFAQGSMLGITNAADVLALLDETEKLGLDCMSAGVALAWAAEATEKGIISKDETIVDLKFGDMKGFIEGLKFISSGENEFYQALSRGSMAAAKQYGGEDFACVLGQEMAGYATGEVFFVASAYGFRHSHLDTGGYAFDQNTTEKDADKVIEFMLQDERERIYINTMMGCLFARGTYGAEKLKEALTAAGFANIADNLEAAGKYVQNLRWQLKCKTGFDVDAVKIPKRFTEVVTWKGAIDTEYMNEVARRYALAIKEMAQCEEVE
- the hflC gene encoding protease modulator HflC; amino-acid sequence: MKKTTTPILILLVLIIAVVFQSAFIVKQTEKAIVLQLGKPDNNVYGPGLHFKIPFIQNVIYFDARLLEYDAQPAEALTKDKKALVLDNYARWRIINPLLFYQTVRTIPGAQARLDDIVYSQLRAALGRYTLTEIVSTERDNIMQMVTKRSSDLIKAYGIEIVDVRIKRTDLPPENQRAIFGRMRAERERQAKQYRSEGQQQSITIKSLANKERTIIIAKANKEAEIIRGQGDAIATKIYAESLGQDEEFYNFQRSLEAYKDSFKDNTRIIVTPENKFLHEMQ
- the hflK gene encoding FtsH protease activity modulator HflK, with the translated sequence MNWDWEKLQEKRQRQSGHGPNWGGTPPDGDNPDPVSEGLKKLRGLNFPAGKFILALLLLFWLASGIYIVQPDEEGVVLRFGKYVATTGPGPHYHLPYPIETVYKPKVSQIRRIEVGFRSTGKSSSFQQGQSRTVKAESLMLTGDENIVDVQFIVQYRISNAVDYLFNVTQQSITVKSAAEAAMREVIGHNQIDNALTEGKLQIQNDCRTLLQDILNRYKAGIHIVAVQMQDVHPPQEVVDAFKDVASAREDRSRIINEAEAYSNDILPKARGAAAEIVNEAQAYKESTVNKAQGDASRFLAILAEYNQAKSITRKRMYLEAMEHVFSGTGVNKVIVPNKGVSPTIPFLPLGDSSMKESK
- a CDS encoding 4Fe-4S binding protein; this translates as MKRLEAVRMEQCIGCHSCSLACARLVHKKLSWNTAGIRITSAGGLSTGFEAQLCVACNPAPCAEVCPTEALKQRKGGGVIVKHDTCIKCGKCAEVCPVDAIYYETESDLPYLCIHCGRCVPFCPHNCIELREIPAREED
- a CDS encoding helix-turn-helix domain-containing protein — its product is MSSFDEVFERIKLATNTRTQVELAEVLDIRQSSISDAKRRDSVPSDWFMKLFEKFGLNPDWLKKGVGPMYLRTEEEGYQPVEGPAAGRVFENPAKFGDPDARSAVVTIHSMQNVEVTEEGEEARRFTSIGKLSIPQSFAGATIQVFRVDASSMEPLIKKGAYVGLDTAQTNILSGEIYGVYVPYEGISIKRIFLDAANQRFILRSENPAHPEQYLPMDRCTEDVIGRVVWNLQTM